A genomic region of Streptococcus suis contains the following coding sequences:
- a CDS encoding YneF family protein produces MNLGLAILLIVLAFAGGVALGIYLSRRQVENYIADKPVLDENALRLMMSQMGQKPSEAKVQQVLRQIKSQQKVASKKK; encoded by the coding sequence ATGAACTTAGGTTTAGCAATTTTACTTATTGTATTGGCATTTGCAGGTGGTGTAGCCTTGGGCATTTACTTGTCACGTAGACAGGTGGAAAACTATATTGCTGACAAGCCAGTTTTGGATGAAAATGCTTTGCGTTTGATGATGAGCCAAATGGGTCAAAAACCAAGCGAAGCAAAAGTACAACAAGTACTTCGCCAAATCAAGAGCCAACAAAAAGTGGCAAGCAAGAAAAAATAA
- the pepC gene encoding aminopeptidase C — MSTLDFDFTERLYANYLANPSLQATENAVSHNGLLKSLETRQSAIDNDYVFSIDLTKDAVSNQKASGRCWMFAALNTFRHKLISDFKLENFELSQAHTFFWDKYEKSNWFLEQIIATADQEIGSRKVKFLLDTPQQDGGQWDMVVALFEKYGVVPKSVYPESISSSASRELNQYLNKLLRQDAQILRDLLAKGASSEEVQVQKENLLQEIFNFLAVNLGLPPRSFDFAYRDKDNVYHRDTNVTPQAFYEKYVGLKLSDYVSIINAPTTDKPYNKSYTVELLGNVVGAPAVRYLNVEMNRFKELAIAQLKAGESVWFGSDVGQSSNRQTGIMATNTYDFSSGLGIHFHQDKAGRLDYSESLMTHAMVLTGVDLDDNEQPLKWKVENSWGDKVGDKGYFVASDSWMDEYTYQIVVRKEFLTPEELAAYQAQPQVLAPWDPMGALA, encoded by the coding sequence ATGTCAACATTAGATTTTGATTTTACAGAACGCTTGTATGCCAACTATCTAGCTAATCCAAGCCTACAGGCAACCGAAAATGCCGTGAGCCACAACGGACTTTTGAAATCCTTAGAAACACGCCAAAGCGCCATCGACAATGACTATGTCTTTTCAATCGATTTGACCAAGGACGCTGTTTCAAACCAAAAGGCTTCTGGACGTTGCTGGATGTTTGCTGCATTAAACACCTTCCGCCACAAGCTCATCTCAGACTTCAAGTTGGAGAATTTTGAGCTATCACAGGCCCATACCTTCTTTTGGGATAAATATGAAAAGTCCAACTGGTTCCTCGAACAAATCATTGCTACAGCTGACCAAGAAATTGGTAGCCGTAAGGTAAAATTCTTATTGGATACCCCGCAACAAGATGGCGGTCAATGGGATATGGTTGTTGCCTTATTTGAAAAATATGGTGTGGTACCAAAATCCGTCTATCCAGAATCTATCTCATCCAGTGCCAGCCGTGAGCTCAATCAGTACCTTAACAAATTGCTCCGTCAAGATGCACAAATCTTGCGAGACCTCCTTGCCAAAGGAGCTTCATCAGAAGAAGTTCAAGTACAAAAAGAAAACTTACTTCAAGAAATCTTTAACTTCCTAGCCGTCAACCTTGGACTCCCTCCTCGCAGCTTTGATTTTGCATATAGAGATAAAGACAATGTCTATCACCGTGATACAAATGTGACACCTCAGGCATTCTATGAGAAATACGTTGGTTTGAAACTATCTGACTATGTCTCCATTATCAACGCTCCAACAACTGATAAACCTTACAATAAATCTTATACAGTCGAATTGTTGGGGAACGTCGTTGGCGCCCCTGCTGTCCGCTACCTCAATGTAGAAATGAACCGTTTTAAAGAACTGGCTATTGCCCAACTCAAAGCTGGCGAGTCTGTTTGGTTTGGTTCCGATGTCGGTCAAAGTAGCAACCGTCAAACTGGTATTATGGCAACCAACACCTACGACTTCTCTTCAGGTCTGGGTATCCATTTCCATCAAGACAAGGCTGGAAGATTAGACTACTCCGAAAGTTTGATGACCCACGCTATGGTCTTAACTGGTGTTGATTTAGACGACAATGAGCAACCTCTCAAATGGAAAGTAGAAAACTCTTGGGGTGACAAGGTTGGTGACAAGGGATACTTCGTCGCATCAGATAGCTGGATGGACGAGTATACTTATCAGATTGTTGTCCGAAAAGAATTCCTCACACCAGAAGAACTAGCAGCTTATCAAGCTCAACCACAAGTCCTTGCCCCATGGGATCCAATGGGAGCCCTAGCATAA
- the racE gene encoding glutamate racemase, with protein MDNRPIGFLDSGVGGLTVARELMRQLPHEEIVYIGDSARAPYGPRPAEQIREYTWQLVNFLVTKNVKMIVFACNTATAVAWEEVKEKLDIPVLGVILPGASAAIKATQTGKVGVLGTAMTIQSDIYREKIQALSPETQVASLACPKFAPLVESNSHQSSLAKKVVYETLRPLVGKVDTLVLGCTHYPLLRPIIQNAMGKDVKLIDSGAECARDISVLLNYFQINRSRTEKDIQHRFYTTASPAAFKEIAESWMGIDIHVEHVEL; from the coding sequence ATGGATAATCGACCAATAGGTTTTTTAGATTCAGGTGTGGGGGGATTAACGGTTGCGCGTGAGTTAATGCGCCAACTTCCCCATGAAGAAATCGTTTATATCGGGGACTCGGCACGGGCACCTTATGGACCTCGTCCAGCAGAACAAATCAGAGAATATACTTGGCAGTTGGTTAATTTCCTTGTGACAAAAAATGTAAAAATGATTGTCTTTGCCTGCAATACGGCAACAGCGGTAGCCTGGGAAGAAGTCAAGGAAAAGTTGGATATTCCTGTTTTGGGTGTTATTTTACCAGGTGCTTCGGCAGCTATCAAGGCAACGCAAACTGGTAAGGTTGGTGTTTTAGGAACGGCTATGACTATTCAATCCGATATCTATCGTGAAAAAATTCAGGCCCTTTCTCCAGAAACGCAGGTAGCCAGTCTAGCCTGTCCCAAGTTTGCCCCTCTGGTTGAGTCCAATAGCCACCAATCCAGTCTTGCCAAAAAGGTTGTTTATGAGACACTTCGACCACTCGTTGGGAAAGTGGACACCTTGGTTTTGGGCTGCACCCATTATCCTCTGCTTCGCCCCATCATCCAGAATGCCATGGGCAAGGATGTCAAGTTGATCGATAGTGGTGCAGAGTGTGCGCGAGATATTTCTGTTTTATTAAATTATTTTCAAATCAACCGCAGCCGAACCGAAAAGGATATTCAGCACAGATTTTACACAACAGCTAGTCCGGCAGCTTTTAAAGAAATAGCTGAAAGCTGGATGGGCATTGATATTCATGTGGAGCATGTAGAACTATGA
- a CDS encoding diaminopimelate decarboxylase, producing MTKTPFVSKEILDTITEQFPTPFHLYDEKGIREKARALNAAFSWNKGFKEYFAVKATPTPAILKILQEEGCGVDCATDVEVLMSEKLGFKDIMFTSNDTQAQEFVYARKVGATINLDAYEHIEFLKNVAGIPETVCLRYNPGGVFSLGTDIMDHPEESKFGMTKDQLMKGYKELKELGVKEFGIHAFLASNTVTNDYYPVLARQLFELALEIREETGVTLDFINLSGGIGVNYRPEQEPNDIAVIGEGVRKAYEEILTPAGMGHVKIFTELGRFMLAPHGHLITKVLHRKETYRTYIGVDASAANLMRPAFYGAYHHITNITRSDAPIEVVDVAGSLCENNDKFAVNRELPRAEVGDTLVIHDSGAHGFSMGYNYNGRLRSSEILLQEDGTARMIRRAETPEDYFATIYGFEFDR from the coding sequence ATGACCAAGACACCATTTGTTAGTAAAGAAATTTTGGATACCATTACGGAGCAATTTCCGACTCCTTTTCATTTGTATGATGAAAAAGGCATTCGTGAGAAGGCCCGTGCCCTCAATGCAGCTTTTTCATGGAACAAGGGCTTTAAGGAATATTTTGCGGTCAAGGCGACTCCAACTCCAGCTATTTTAAAAATTCTTCAAGAAGAAGGCTGTGGAGTGGACTGTGCAACAGATGTAGAAGTGCTGATGAGTGAAAAATTGGGCTTTAAGGACATCATGTTCACATCCAATGATACCCAGGCGCAAGAATTTGTCTATGCCAGAAAAGTTGGGGCGACCATTAACCTTGATGCCTATGAGCATATTGAATTTTTAAAAAATGTTGCTGGGATCCCAGAAACGGTCTGCCTGCGTTACAATCCAGGTGGGGTCTTCTCGCTGGGAACGGACATTATGGACCATCCAGAAGAATCTAAATTTGGGATGACCAAGGACCAGCTCATGAAGGGCTACAAGGAATTGAAAGAGCTTGGTGTCAAGGAGTTTGGGATTCATGCCTTTCTGGCTTCAAATACTGTGACCAATGATTACTATCCTGTCTTAGCTCGCCAACTCTTTGAATTGGCCTTGGAAATCCGTGAGGAAACAGGTGTGACCTTGGACTTCATCAACCTGTCAGGTGGGATTGGTGTCAACTATCGTCCTGAACAAGAGCCGAATGACATTGCTGTCATTGGTGAGGGGGTTCGTAAAGCCTATGAGGAAATTCTCACGCCAGCAGGTATGGGACATGTCAAAATCTTTACGGAATTGGGACGCTTTATGTTGGCTCCACACGGTCACTTGATTACAAAGGTGCTTCATCGTAAGGAAACCTATCGGACTTATATTGGTGTCGATGCATCAGCTGCCAACCTCATGCGCCCAGCCTTCTATGGTGCCTACCACCATATCACCAACATCACGCGCTCAGATGCCCCAATCGAAGTGGTGGATGTGGCAGGTTCCCTCTGTGAAAACAACGACAAGTTTGCGGTCAACCGTGAATTACCACGGGCCGAAGTAGGAGACACCTTGGTCATTCATGACAGTGGGGCCCACGGCTTCTCCATGGGCTACAACTACAACGGTCGTCTGCGTTCCTCTGAAATTCTTTTACAGGAAGATGGCACAGCGCGGATGATTCGTCGTGCTGAAACACCAGAGGATTATTTCGCAACCATTTACGGTTTTGAATTTGACAGGTAA